The following coding sequences lie in one Alicyclobacillus curvatus genomic window:
- a CDS encoding restriction endonuclease subunit S: MSKLDRLIAELCPDGVEYKTLGDVCLATSNISWANAKGTYQYIDLTSVDRDTHKINDTTTITSDNAPSRAQKIVATEDIIFGTTRPTLKRYCVIPSEYDGQICSTGYCVLRANKTVALPKFLYYVIGTSSFDDYVEANQRGSAYPTISDGDVKKFVFPLPPLAVQYAIACILDNFTELTAELTAELTAELTARKKQYEYYRNELLTFGDDLEWSKLNEVGIMKRGTYITKKNTVPGNIPVILGGQEPAYYCDTSNHDGEAIVISRSGAYAGFVSFWNQPIFVTDGFILETKDRLIMRYLYHYLKNMQDSLHEMKRGGGVPHVRGNEIMEIKIPLPPLEEQARIVAILDKFDALTTDISVGLPIEIEARKKQYEYYRDMLLTFKEVGA; the protein is encoded by the coding sequence ATGAGTAAGCTTGATCGCTTGATAGCTGAGCTTTGCCCGGATGGCGTTGAGTATAAAACTCTAGGGGATGTGTGTCTAGCGACATCTAACATTTCATGGGCAAATGCAAAAGGAACATATCAATACATCGATTTGACTTCTGTTGATAGAGATACACATAAAATCAACGATACGACAACTATAACCTCAGACAACGCTCCAAGCAGGGCGCAAAAGATCGTAGCCACTGAAGACATAATCTTTGGTACTACACGTCCAACCTTGAAACGCTATTGCGTTATTCCTTCGGAATATGACGGTCAAATTTGCAGTACAGGGTATTGCGTCTTACGTGCAAACAAAACAGTTGCACTTCCAAAATTTCTTTATTATGTTATCGGTACGTCTTCTTTTGATGACTATGTTGAGGCAAATCAGCGAGGTTCTGCATATCCAACGATAAGCGATGGAGATGTAAAGAAATTCGTGTTCCCTCTCCCTCCTCTTGCCGTACAGTATGCAATTGCCTGCATCCTTGATAATTTCACAGAGCTTACAGCAGAGCTTACAGCAGAGCTTACAGCAGAGCTTACAGCGAGAAAAAAGCAATATGAGTATTATCGGAACGAACTACTGACTTTCGGCGACGATTTAGAATGGTCAAAGTTAAACGAAGTCGGTATTATGAAGCGAGGAACCTACATTACAAAAAAGAACACTGTTCCAGGAAATATTCCTGTTATTCTTGGAGGGCAGGAGCCAGCATATTATTGTGATACATCAAATCATGACGGTGAAGCAATCGTTATTTCACGAAGTGGCGCTTATGCGGGCTTTGTTTCATTTTGGAATCAACCGATTTTTGTGACTGATGGTTTCATTCTTGAAACGAAAGATAGGTTAATAATGAGATATCTCTATCATTACCTCAAAAATATGCAAGACTCTCTGCACGAGATGAAACGTGGCGGTGGAGTACCGCACGTTCGTGGGAATGAGATAATGGAGATAAAGATTCCCCTTCCTCCGCTTGAAGAACAAGCCCGCATTGTCGCTATCCTCGATAAATTTGATGCGCTGACCACCGACATTTCCGTTGGTCTGCCTATCGAAATCGAAGCGAGGAAGAAACAATACGAGTATTACAGAGACATGTTGCTCACTTTTAAGGAGGTGGGGGCGTGA
- a CDS encoding type I restriction-modification system subunit M — protein MADNRKEQERAELHRTIWNIATDLRGSVDGWDFKQYVLGMLFYRYISENLTYYINQGEFEAGNTEFDYAKLSDEQAEQAREDMVETKGFFILPSELFENVRKRAAKDENLNETLERIFKNIEATAQGTDSEKNFKGLFDDIDVNSNKLGGTVAQRNDKLVKLMNGIANMNLGDYKDNTIDAFGEAYEFLMGMYASNAGKSGGEYFTPQEVSKLLTLLALGGRKQVNKVYDPACGSGSLLLKSTQIIGKHNVRLGFYGQEINITTYNLCRINMFLHDIDYDKFDIGHGDTLTDPLHWDDEPFEVIVSNPPYSIKWAGDEDPLLINDPRFSPAGVLAPRSKADLAFIMHSLSWLATNGTAAIVCFPGILYRGGAEKKIRQYLIDNNFIDCIIQLPNNLFFGTSIATCIMVLKKSKSENSTLFIDARDEFVKITNNNKLTEDNIQRILDAYTVRDTVQYFSQLVPNAKIVEQDYNLSVSTYLQQEDKREVVNINALNAEIERIVAKEDALRREINAIVAEIEGA, from the coding sequence ATGGCTGACAATAGAAAAGAACAAGAGAGAGCGGAATTGCATCGCACTATATGGAATATTGCAACCGACCTACGCGGAAGTGTCGATGGTTGGGACTTTAAACAATATGTTTTGGGTATGCTTTTCTATCGTTACATATCAGAGAATTTAACTTACTACATCAACCAAGGCGAATTTGAAGCTGGAAATACTGAATTTGATTATGCGAAGCTCTCCGATGAACAAGCCGAGCAAGCCCGTGAGGATATGGTAGAAACCAAGGGCTTTTTCATTCTGCCCAGTGAATTGTTTGAAAACGTCCGTAAGCGTGCGGCCAAGGACGAAAACCTCAATGAAACCCTAGAACGTATATTCAAAAATATAGAGGCTACTGCGCAAGGCACCGACAGCGAAAAGAACTTCAAAGGCTTGTTCGATGACATTGACGTAAACAGCAACAAATTAGGCGGGACAGTTGCTCAACGTAATGACAAGCTTGTTAAGCTAATGAATGGCATTGCTAATATGAACCTAGGCGATTATAAGGATAACACGATAGATGCTTTTGGCGAAGCCTATGAATTTCTGATGGGTATGTATGCCTCCAATGCAGGAAAAAGCGGAGGCGAATACTTCACGCCTCAAGAAGTTTCAAAACTGCTAACACTCTTGGCTTTGGGAGGTAGAAAGCAAGTAAACAAGGTATACGATCCAGCCTGTGGTTCAGGGTCGCTGCTGTTAAAATCCACACAGATTATTGGTAAACATAATGTGCGCCTTGGATTTTACGGGCAAGAAATCAACATCACTACTTATAACTTGTGCCGGATCAACATGTTTTTGCATGATATTGATTACGACAAATTTGATATAGGTCATGGCGATACCTTGACTGATCCGCTTCATTGGGACGATGAACCGTTTGAAGTGATTGTTTCCAATCCGCCATATTCAATCAAATGGGCAGGAGACGAGGACCCACTGCTCATCAACGATCCACGCTTTTCTCCTGCGGGAGTGCTTGCGCCGAGATCCAAAGCTGACCTTGCGTTCATTATGCATAGCCTTTCGTGGCTTGCTACCAACGGCACGGCGGCAATTGTCTGCTTTCCGGGCATACTTTATCGTGGCGGCGCAGAGAAAAAGATTCGGCAGTATCTGATTGATAATAATTTTATTGACTGTATTATTCAATTGCCGAATAATTTGTTTTTTGGTACGAGCATTGCCACTTGCATTATGGTGTTAAAAAAGTCCAAATCTGAAAACTCAACACTCTTCATTGATGCTAGGGACGAATTCGTCAAAATAACAAATAACAACAAGCTGACGGAAGACAATATTCAACGGATACTTGATGCTTATACTGTCCGTGACACAGTCCAGTACTTCAGCCAACTCGTACCCAACGCCAAAATTGTTGAACAGGATTATAATCTTTCCGTATCAACCTATCTGCAGCAGGAGGATAAACGGGAAGTCGTTAATATTAATGCTCTCAATGCAGAGATTGAACGCATAGTCGCAAAAGAAGACGCACTGCGCCGGGAGATTAATGCGATTGTCGCGGAAATCGAGGGGGCATAG
- the rlmD gene encoding 23S rRNA (uracil(1939)-C(5))-methyltransferase RlmD — protein sequence MERAKRRRQTHKNRHPAPVENVLSGWVDTVHELNIIRLNDDGDGVARLEDVTVFVPGALPGETVHARIVSAHKRHLVAEATGWVLRHESGWHGEGSDGHEGSQDEGSQDEGSRDQALADHISQGQASADQGHPIRVAPLCPVFHQCGGCQLQHLSYSTALEHKRQVVANALQRIGHLDKCEVLPTIGMDTPWRYRNQIQVPLRYDADSGQLVQGFFAPHSHEVIETTSCDLVPPSVEETMVEAPRQMSRVLGAEASVVHHMIIRHSLFTGEQMLILGVRKPPADLKKLTTALFSPSIVSLGITVQENPTGPVWGDKVDIIAGKANLMERLGKLDFLISPRSFFQVNTKQADVLTELARNSCALRGDEVVLDAYCGTGTFSLTIANSVKEIVGIEAVAPAVEDARANAKQNSIDNARFEVGIVEHVLPRWVEQGTRFDVAVLDPPRKGCHPDVLRALVDAGIPRIVYVSCNPATLARDVRILADAGYRPGAFQPVDMFPQTSHVECVILMTRKQKIEM from the coding sequence ATGGAGCGGGCAAAACGTCGCAGACAGACGCACAAAAATCGTCATCCCGCGCCTGTAGAAAATGTTCTTTCTGGTTGGGTTGATACCGTACACGAATTGAATATCATCCGCTTAAACGATGATGGTGACGGAGTTGCACGACTCGAAGACGTCACCGTCTTCGTTCCAGGGGCCCTTCCAGGTGAAACGGTTCACGCCCGAATTGTCTCAGCTCACAAACGCCACTTGGTGGCAGAGGCCACGGGCTGGGTGTTGCGGCACGAGTCCGGGTGGCACGGCGAAGGCTCGGACGGCCATGAGGGCTCGCAAGACGAAGGCTCGCAAGACGAAGGCTCGCGGGACCAAGCCTTAGCAGACCATATCTCGCAAGGCCAAGCCTCGGCGGACCAGGGGCACCCCATACGGGTGGCGCCGCTGTGCCCTGTCTTTCATCAGTGCGGAGGGTGCCAGTTACAACACCTTTCTTACTCCACAGCCTTGGAGCACAAACGACAAGTGGTGGCGAATGCGCTGCAGCGAATCGGACACCTGGACAAATGTGAGGTTTTACCGACCATCGGGATGGACACACCTTGGCGTTACCGCAACCAAATTCAGGTGCCGCTCCGCTATGATGCAGATTCGGGCCAGTTGGTACAGGGCTTCTTTGCGCCTCATAGTCACGAAGTGATAGAGACGACATCCTGCGACCTTGTCCCTCCATCTGTTGAAGAGACCATGGTGGAAGCACCCCGTCAAATGAGCCGTGTACTTGGGGCAGAAGCGTCTGTGGTTCATCACATGATTATTCGTCACTCACTCTTTACGGGCGAGCAGATGTTGATTCTTGGCGTGCGCAAACCACCTGCAGACTTGAAGAAACTCACGACGGCATTATTTAGTCCATCGATAGTGTCACTTGGGATAACGGTTCAGGAAAACCCCACAGGACCCGTATGGGGAGATAAGGTGGACATCATTGCCGGCAAAGCGAATCTAATGGAGCGACTCGGCAAGCTTGATTTTCTCATTTCGCCGCGTTCTTTTTTTCAGGTGAATACCAAGCAGGCTGACGTTCTCACAGAACTCGCGCGGAACAGCTGTGCCCTGAGGGGCGACGAAGTTGTCCTCGACGCATACTGTGGAACCGGTACGTTTAGCCTAACCATCGCAAATAGCGTGAAGGAGATTGTGGGTATTGAGGCCGTAGCCCCTGCTGTTGAGGACGCACGTGCAAACGCCAAACAAAATAGTATCGACAATGCACGCTTCGAAGTTGGGATTGTTGAGCATGTGTTACCTCGCTGGGTCGAGCAAGGGACGCGGTTTGACGTTGCCGTGTTGGATCCACCACGAAAAGGCTGTCATCCCGACGTCTTAAGGGCTTTGGTCGACGCAGGCATTCCGCGCATCGTGTATGTTTCATGCAATCCGGCAACGCTAGCCCGTGATGTTCGCATCTTAGCAGACGCAGGTTACCGGCCTGGCGCATTTCAACCTGTGGATATGTTTCCGCAGACGAGTCATGTGGAGTGTGTAATATTGATGACTCGAAAACAAAAAATAGAGATGTGA
- the gatB gene encoding Asp-tRNA(Asn)/Glu-tRNA(Gln) amidotransferase subunit GatB codes for MSTGTAFETVIGLEVHVELKTETKIFCGCKTTFGSPPNTNVCPVCLGHPGTLPVLNRHAVELALKAALALNCRVNQDSKFDRKNYFYPDLPKGYQISQYDKPIGEHGYLEIEVGGESKRIGITRVHLEEDAGKSSHAADGTHTLVDYNRTGVPLIEIVSEPDIRTPEEARLYLEGIKAIMQYCDISDVRMEEGSLRCDANISLRPVGQREFGQKTELKNMNSFRNVERGLHYEVLRQTEILQDGGTVSQETRRFDETTQTTALMRTKEEAHDYRYFPEPDLVRLTIDDAWLVHLRQELPELPAARRRRFISDFGLPAYDAGVLTSDLAIANYFDAVVAAGAEPKSASNWIMGDVLAYLNNRNLSIAQSPVGPRQLAGLIAEIAAETISIKQAKDVLQVMFGTGNDAKTIIREQGMEQISDASALVPIIDEVIANNEKSVSDYLSGKEKALGALVGQTMKATKGKANPGLVNKLIIERLQDRS; via the coding sequence GTGAGTACTGGGACAGCGTTTGAAACGGTGATTGGACTCGAAGTCCATGTTGAACTGAAGACGGAAACGAAGATTTTCTGCGGCTGTAAGACCACATTTGGCAGTCCGCCGAACACAAACGTATGCCCAGTGTGCCTCGGGCATCCGGGAACACTGCCAGTCTTAAACAGACACGCAGTGGAGCTTGCACTGAAGGCAGCCCTCGCGCTGAACTGCCGTGTCAACCAGGACTCAAAGTTTGACCGTAAGAACTATTTTTACCCCGACTTGCCAAAAGGATATCAGATTTCCCAGTACGACAAGCCTATTGGCGAGCATGGCTACCTCGAGATCGAGGTCGGAGGGGAGAGTAAACGGATCGGCATCACCCGCGTACATCTTGAAGAGGATGCCGGCAAGTCTTCCCATGCGGCAGACGGCACGCACACACTCGTTGACTACAACCGGACTGGCGTCCCGTTAATCGAAATCGTCTCTGAGCCGGACATCAGAACGCCTGAAGAGGCGCGCCTATACCTAGAGGGAATCAAGGCTATCATGCAGTACTGTGACATTTCGGACGTGCGCATGGAAGAAGGGTCGCTCCGTTGTGACGCTAACATCTCTCTACGCCCCGTCGGTCAGCGCGAGTTTGGACAGAAAACTGAGCTCAAGAACATGAACTCGTTCCGAAACGTAGAACGAGGTTTGCACTACGAAGTTTTGCGCCAGACCGAGATCTTACAGGACGGCGGCACCGTGTCACAGGAGACACGCCGGTTTGATGAGACCACACAGACCACTGCGCTTATGAGGACGAAAGAGGAAGCACACGACTATCGCTATTTTCCGGAACCAGACCTTGTCCGTTTAACCATCGATGATGCGTGGCTCGTGCATCTTCGACAAGAGCTTCCTGAATTGCCGGCAGCCAGACGTCGTCGCTTCATTTCGGACTTTGGTCTCCCAGCCTATGACGCGGGCGTTCTCACCAGCGACTTGGCCATCGCAAATTACTTTGATGCTGTGGTAGCAGCGGGGGCTGAACCAAAATCCGCCAGTAACTGGATTATGGGGGATGTTCTTGCCTATCTCAACAATCGCAACCTATCGATTGCACAGTCTCCAGTCGGCCCGCGGCAGTTGGCTGGCTTGATTGCAGAGATAGCCGCTGAGACCATCTCGATTAAGCAGGCGAAGGATGTTCTTCAGGTGATGTTTGGGACGGGAAATGATGCCAAGACCATCATTCGTGAACAGGGTATGGAGCAAATCAGTGATGCATCCGCTCTCGTACCCATCATTGACGAAGTCATTGCCAACAACGAGAAGTCTGTCAGTGATTATCTGAGTGGTAAAGAAAAGGCTCTGGGAGCTCTGGTCGGGCAAACAATGAAGGCGACCAAAGGCAAGGCAAATCCAGGGCTCGTCAACAAGCTCATTATCGAACGGTTGCAGGACAGGTCCTGA
- the gatA gene encoding Asp-tRNA(Asn)/Glu-tRNA(Gln) amidotransferase subunit GatA, with the protein MKVTVPTVKEIYNSLWRHESKPSEWAELSLLSIRGMDKQIGAFLSFDEDRVMEHARQLDDAKPNGRMFGVPYALKDNMCTAGIKTTAGSRILENYIPPYSSTVHKRLLDASAVLVGKTNLDEFAMGSSTENSAYQLTRNPYNLETVPGGSSGGSAAAVAARMIPFALGSDTGGSIRQPAAFCGVVGLKPTYGRVSRYGLIAFASSLDQIGPFTQTVEDAAYVLQAISGHDDLDSTSSPTDVDDYITHISDDIRGLRIGIVRDMLTEGLHPGVRDAVDEAVKVLEKAGASIVEVSLPHSQYAVATYYLVAPAEASSNLSRYDGVRYGRRVEGETLIDMYQRTRSEGFGMEVKRRIMVGTYALSSGYYDAYYLRAQQMRTLIRQDYQAAFEQCDVIVTPTAPTPAFKFGENSDPLQMYLNDLYTIPANLAGLPGISVPCGLIDGLPVGIQFVGKPFDEKTLLQIAYAYEHHRGFEMPLPEVTL; encoded by the coding sequence ATGAAAGTGACGGTACCGACCGTAAAGGAGATATATAACTCACTCTGGAGACATGAGTCCAAGCCCTCTGAATGGGCGGAGCTGTCTCTTTTGTCCATCCGCGGCATGGACAAGCAAATTGGTGCGTTTCTTTCTTTTGATGAGGACCGGGTCATGGAGCATGCGAGACAATTGGACGATGCAAAGCCGAATGGACGCATGTTCGGAGTTCCGTACGCGTTAAAAGACAACATGTGTACAGCTGGCATCAAAACCACAGCAGGCAGCCGGATTCTCGAGAATTACATACCGCCGTATTCATCAACAGTGCACAAGCGGTTGCTTGATGCCAGCGCAGTTCTTGTTGGCAAGACCAATCTCGACGAGTTTGCGATGGGTTCTTCCACAGAGAACTCAGCGTATCAACTCACCCGCAATCCCTACAATCTGGAGACGGTTCCCGGGGGGTCGAGCGGCGGATCGGCAGCGGCTGTTGCAGCGCGCATGATCCCGTTTGCCCTCGGATCCGACACAGGCGGGTCCATCCGTCAACCGGCAGCGTTCTGCGGTGTCGTGGGACTGAAACCAACGTACGGTCGCGTGTCGCGTTATGGACTGATTGCATTTGCATCGTCGCTGGACCAGATTGGTCCTTTTACACAGACGGTCGAGGACGCCGCGTATGTGTTGCAGGCGATTAGTGGTCACGATGACCTTGATTCCACGTCGTCGCCAACCGATGTAGACGACTACATCACGCACATCAGCGACGATATTCGTGGCCTGCGAATTGGCATTGTCCGGGACATGTTGACGGAAGGACTGCACCCTGGCGTTCGGGATGCGGTGGACGAAGCGGTAAAGGTTTTGGAGAAGGCGGGGGCTAGCATCGTCGAAGTGTCCTTGCCGCACAGTCAGTATGCGGTGGCGACGTATTACTTAGTGGCACCCGCGGAGGCATCTTCCAACCTGTCGAGATACGACGGGGTGCGCTACGGACGGCGCGTGGAAGGTGAAACGCTCATCGATATGTATCAACGTACGCGCAGCGAGGGCTTTGGGATGGAGGTCAAGCGCCGCATCATGGTCGGCACATACGCACTATCCTCAGGTTATTACGACGCGTATTACCTCCGGGCTCAACAGATGCGCACCCTCATTCGTCAGGACTACCAAGCGGCTTTTGAACAGTGCGACGTGATTGTGACGCCAACTGCACCGACGCCGGCATTTAAGTTTGGTGAGAATAGCGATCCGCTGCAGATGTACCTCAATGACCTCTACACCATTCCCGCCAATCTGGCCGGATTGCCTGGCATTAGTGTTCCATGTGGACTGATAGATGGCCTGCCTGTCGGCATTCAGTTTGTCGGGAAGCCATTTGATGAGAAAACGCTCCTGCAAATCGCGTATGCGTATGAACACCATCGCGGCTTTGAGATGCCGCTGCCGGAGGTGACGTTGTGA
- the gatC gene encoding Asp-tRNA(Asn)/Glu-tRNA(Gln) amidotransferase subunit GatC, translating into MNITEDVVRHVAKLARLAVSEEEAHKLAPQLSDIISYAEQLQAVDLSNVPPTSHPLELSNVLRADVPREGLTNEQALANAPDSDGQQVRVPAVLEG; encoded by the coding sequence TTGAACATTACCGAAGACGTCGTGAGACATGTGGCCAAGCTGGCACGGCTGGCCGTCAGTGAAGAAGAAGCGCACAAATTGGCACCTCAACTCAGTGATATCATCTCTTATGCAGAACAGTTGCAAGCGGTAGACCTGAGCAATGTGCCTCCGACCAGTCACCCGCTCGAACTCTCGAATGTGTTGCGCGCAGATGTTCCCCGTGAAGGGCTGACAAATGAACAGGCCCTTGCCAATGCACCAGATTCGGATGGACAGCAAGTACGTGTGCCTGCTGTGTTGGAGGGCTGA
- a CDS encoding undecaprenyl/decaprenyl-phosphate alpha-N-acetylglucosaminyl 1-phosphate transferase: MHSGWYYVISFATAFIFVYVSIPYIRKLAVRLGFVDRPNQRKIHKEPIPLLGGLPLYVGFLITAGGFGRAGKTFWGLAVGGLLILLIGILDDYYKTRGRDFKAWPKFVMQIVAALVLVAFGVDINGVNLPISHSYFAFPTWLSVLTTVVWVVGITNMMNFLDGVDGLAAGISAISAMTLFFVALLKGQDSMAVFAVVLMGSALGFLRHNFHPARIFMGDAGATFLGYVLAAVAVEGAFKSATLVSLVVPVLALGVPILDTVWVVVRRFRENRPIYVADKGHTFHMLMKSGLSQVQTVAFLYLLGLCFSLASIVVVLAVH; this comes from the coding sequence ATGCATAGTGGTTGGTACTACGTCATCAGTTTTGCGACTGCGTTTATATTCGTCTATGTGTCGATTCCTTATATTCGTAAGCTGGCTGTTCGTCTGGGGTTCGTTGATCGGCCGAACCAGCGCAAGATCCACAAGGAACCCATCCCTTTATTGGGGGGCCTTCCGCTCTATGTTGGTTTTCTCATCACTGCCGGCGGATTTGGGCGCGCAGGGAAAACGTTTTGGGGGCTTGCTGTCGGCGGTCTGTTGATTTTACTCATTGGCATCCTTGATGATTACTACAAGACGCGGGGCAGAGACTTTAAGGCATGGCCAAAGTTTGTGATGCAGATAGTCGCCGCTTTGGTACTCGTTGCTTTCGGAGTCGATATTAACGGGGTCAACCTCCCCATCAGTCACAGCTATTTCGCGTTTCCAACCTGGTTGTCCGTTCTTACGACGGTAGTCTGGGTGGTCGGTATCACCAACATGATGAACTTTCTTGATGGCGTTGATGGTTTGGCTGCTGGAATTTCAGCCATCTCCGCAATGACACTCTTTTTTGTTGCACTGCTCAAGGGACAGGACTCCATGGCCGTGTTCGCGGTGGTGTTGATGGGGTCTGCGTTAGGGTTTCTTCGTCACAATTTCCATCCAGCGCGGATTTTCATGGGAGATGCTGGTGCGACTTTTCTCGGCTACGTATTAGCTGCCGTTGCGGTAGAAGGTGCTTTTAAGAGCGCGACACTTGTTTCCTTGGTTGTGCCGGTCCTTGCCCTCGGCGTTCCTATCCTCGATACTGTCTGGGTCGTCGTTCGCAGATTTCGCGAAAACCGTCCCATCTATGTCGCCGATAAAGGACACACCTTCCACATGTTGATGAAGTCTGGTCTGTCTCAAGTACAGACCGTCGCCTTCCTGTATCTGCTTGGACTCTGCTTTTCTTTGGCGTCCATCGTCGTTGTACTGGCTGTCCATTGA
- the ligA gene encoding NAD-dependent DNA ligase LigA, with protein sequence MDKTQAAQRVETLRKEISYHNQQYYVFDNPTISDSEWDALMRELNYLEAQFPELVTADSPTQRVGGAPVEGFTKVVHEVPMLSLGNAYSPDEMREFDRRVRELAGGKVRYACELKIDGLAVSLRYENGAFVQGATRGDGEVGEDITTNIRTIHTVPLRLEEPVSLEVRGEAYMPKRAFERLNQARELRGEQLFANPRNAAAGSLRQLDPKIASERRLSVFVYTLARADVDTPPAHSETLRWLGGLGLPINPELTVLDDIEDVIEYILSWQTKRHELPYATDGMVIKVDDVYIQERLGFTAKSPRWAIAYKYAAEQAETQLRTILLTVGRTGAVTPTAVFDPVGLAGTTVTRASLHNEDYITEKDIRIGDIIVVQKAGDIIPEVVRVVTERRTGTEQPFAMPKDCPQCQQPLQRLPGEAAWRCVNPGCPAQTRERIIHFASRDAMNIEGLGEQWVAQLLQENMIADVADLYLLTKEQLLGLERMGDRSAQNLIDAIEGSKRNSLERLLFGLGIRLVGEKAAKTIARHFGSLERLSTASIDELTSIPEIGPKMAESVVEFFHSEAASETIRRLVKSGLNTEYLGVRRNRNQTSDQASDQASDQTLDQASDQASDQASDQASDQASDQASDESTWFAGKTVVLTGTLSALDRRKAGELVEQLGGTVTGSVSARTDVLIAGEKAGSKLSKAQQLIESGQKPDLAIMDEAAFLEILRTEGIAVDE encoded by the coding sequence ATGGACAAAACGCAAGCTGCGCAACGCGTCGAGACGCTGCGCAAGGAGATAAGTTATCACAATCAGCAGTATTACGTCTTCGACAACCCCACAATTTCAGATTCCGAGTGGGACGCATTGATGCGGGAACTGAACTACCTTGAAGCCCAGTTTCCTGAACTCGTCACAGCGGATTCCCCGACGCAGCGCGTTGGTGGTGCTCCGGTCGAGGGGTTTACGAAAGTCGTTCATGAAGTCCCGATGCTCTCACTCGGCAACGCATACAGCCCGGACGAGATGCGGGAGTTTGACCGCCGTGTCCGTGAACTGGCGGGAGGCAAGGTTCGCTACGCCTGTGAATTGAAAATTGACGGGCTGGCGGTCAGCCTGCGCTACGAAAACGGCGCCTTTGTTCAGGGGGCTACCCGCGGAGACGGCGAAGTTGGCGAGGACATCACGACCAACATTCGCACCATTCACACCGTGCCACTTCGACTGGAAGAACCTGTGTCTCTTGAAGTGCGCGGTGAAGCGTACATGCCGAAGCGTGCTTTCGAACGACTGAATCAGGCGCGCGAGCTGCGGGGAGAACAGTTGTTTGCGAATCCACGCAATGCCGCTGCTGGGTCGCTTCGACAGTTGGATCCGAAGATTGCGTCCGAACGGCGATTGTCTGTCTTCGTTTACACCTTGGCGCGTGCAGATGTAGATACGCCCCCAGCGCACTCTGAGACACTTCGCTGGCTTGGCGGACTTGGACTGCCCATCAACCCTGAACTCACCGTGCTTGACGACATTGAGGATGTCATTGAATACATCCTGTCGTGGCAGACCAAGCGCCATGAACTGCCTTATGCGACGGACGGCATGGTGATTAAGGTTGACGATGTATACATACAGGAACGGCTTGGTTTTACTGCGAAGAGTCCACGTTGGGCCATCGCGTACAAATACGCAGCTGAGCAAGCAGAGACGCAACTCCGCACGATATTGCTCACAGTAGGGCGTACGGGCGCAGTAACGCCAACTGCCGTGTTCGATCCGGTAGGCCTTGCCGGCACCACCGTGACACGCGCTTCGCTTCATAACGAAGATTACATTACAGAAAAAGACATTCGTATTGGCGATATCATCGTCGTGCAAAAGGCCGGCGATATCATCCCTGAGGTCGTACGCGTCGTCACGGAGCGCCGGACAGGAACTGAGCAACCATTCGCCATGCCAAAGGATTGTCCGCAGTGTCAGCAACCGTTGCAGCGCCTTCCAGGGGAGGCTGCCTGGCGGTGTGTCAATCCCGGCTGTCCAGCGCAAACACGGGAGCGCATCATTCATTTTGCCTCTCGGGACGCCATGAACATCGAAGGACTCGGAGAACAGTGGGTTGCGCAACTACTGCAGGAAAATATGATTGCGGACGTGGCAGACCTCTACCTCTTGACCAAGGAGCAACTGCTCGGGTTAGAGCGCATGGGGGACCGCTCTGCACAAAACCTTATCGACGCGATTGAAGGGAGCAAGCGCAATTCCCTCGAGCGCCTCCTGTTTGGCCTCGGTATCCGCTTGGTTGGCGAAAAGGCGGCAAAGACGATTGCCAGGCATTTTGGTTCACTCGAGCGACTGAGCACGGCGAGCATCGATGAACTCACCTCCATCCCCGAGATTGGACCCAAAATGGCGGAGAGTGTCGTCGAATTTTTCCACAGTGAGGCCGCCAGTGAAACCATCCGACGGTTGGTCAAATCTGGCCTCAACACCGAGTATCTCGGCGTGCGAAGAAATCGGAACCAGACCTCGGACCAGGCTTCTGACCAGGCTTCTGACCAGACTTTGGACCAGGCTTCGGACCAGGCTTCGGACCAGGCTTCGGACCAGGCTTCGGACCAGGCTTCGGACCAGGCTTCGGATGAGAGCACTTGGTTTGCCGGGAAGACGGTTGTGTTAACAGGAACCTTGTCTGCACTTGACCGAAGAAAGGCCGGTGAACTCGTCGAGCAACTTGGCGGCACCGTGACAGGAAGTGTGAGTGCTCGAACCGATGTGCTGATTGCGGGGGAGAAAGCGGGGTCGAAGCTCAGTAAAGCACAGCAATTGATTGAATCCGGGCAAAAACCAGATTTGGCGATTATGGACGAGGCGGCGTTTCTTGAGATTCTTCGCACAGAGGGCATCGCCGTCGACGAATAG